Proteins encoded in a region of the Osmerus mordax isolate fOsmMor3 chromosome 17, fOsmMor3.pri, whole genome shotgun sequence genome:
- the LOC136960530 gene encoding piggyBac transposable element-derived protein 4-like has translation MDATDLRAYIGLLILAGVYKSRGKAAASLWDAQSGRRLPRLYDPGPEVTVDEQLLVFRGRCPFKQYMPRKPAKYGIKSWVACDAKSSYALKMQVYTGKQMDGVPERNQGMRVVLDVTEGLKDRNLLTTKTRRVLSSQFAFTPTTTLVSYLAKKNKNVLLMSTRHTDAEISDRNDGKPTIVLDYNLNKGGVDNLDKVITAYSCKRKMARWPLVIFNNIVDVCSYNAFVIWREVNPNWMPRKRNKRRFFLEQLGRALVTPLIERRLSAPHGSCCRGCERSTDGQMSRSTSSTATRRGWRSSRRRRLLIGRTNRAGPCQ, from the exons ATGGACGCCACTGACCTACGTGCCTACATAGGGCTGCTAATCCTGGCAGGGGTGTACAAGTCCCGAGGCAAAGCGGCCGCCAGTCTATGGGACGCGCAAAGCGGCAGA AGATTACCACGCCTCTACGACCCAGGGCCCGAAGTGACCGTGGATGAACAACTGCTCGTGTTCAGAGGACGGTGTCCTTTCAAGCAGTACATGCCAAGAAAACCGGCGAAATACGGCATCAAGTCGTGGGTCGCGTGCGATGCAAAATCAAGCTACGCTTTGAAGATGCAAGTCTACACCGGGAAGCAGATGGACGGAGTCCCGGAGAGGAACCAGGGGATGCGCGTCGTGCTCGACGTGACAGAGGGCCTGAAGGATCGCAAT CTGCTGACGACGAAGACGCGACGGGTGCTGTCGTCGCAGTTCGCCTTCACTCCCACCACCACTCTGGTTTCCTACCTCGCGAAGAAAAATAAGAACGTTTTACTCATGAGCACACGCCACACAGACGCTGAAATCAGTGACAGAAACGACGGCAAACCGACCATCGTCCTGGATTACAATTTGAACAAAGGAGGAGTCGACAATCTGGATAAGGTCATCACGGCCTACAGCTGTAAAAGGAAGATGGCCCGCTGGCCCCTCGTCATCTTCAACAACATCGTTGACGTCTGCTCCTACAACGCCTTTGTGATATGGAGAGAGGTCAACCCCAACTGGATGCCGCGTAAGCGCAACAAGAGGAGGTTTTTCCTCGAGCAGCTCGGAAGGGCCCTCGTGACTCCGCTGATCGAAAGAAGACTGTCTGCCCCGCACGGGAGCTGCTGCCGCGGTTGTGAAAGATCTACGGATGGCCAGATGTCGCGATCCACCTCCTCAACGGCGACCCGGAGAGGATGGCGCAgcagccgccgccgccgcctcctcaTCGGCAGGACCAACCGCGCCGGTCCCTGCCAGTAA